The following proteins come from a genomic window of Polaribacter dokdonensis:
- a CDS encoding DUF4296 domain-containing protein, with translation MKKLSYLLAFLILGSCTSNTIFEKPTDLIPKDTMSLLVQEMMIASSATYIKNKNMERNINYMPLVYERFQIDSVRFQTSNLYYMSKVDEYKLIFEDAKNSLKEQKAYFDNIKSTKDSLRLDSIKRNKDLKKNIDSVSKALKLKDSIPRKIKN, from the coding sequence ATGAAAAAACTGAGCTACCTATTAGCCTTTCTAATTTTAGGTTCTTGTACTAGTAATACAATTTTTGAGAAGCCTACAGACCTTATTCCAAAAGACACCATGAGTCTTTTGGTGCAAGAAATGATGATTGCTTCTTCTGCAACCTATATTAAGAATAAAAACATGGAAAGGAATATTAACTATATGCCTTTAGTTTATGAGCGTTTTCAAATAGATAGTGTTCGTTTTCAAACCTCAAATTTATATTACATGTCTAAAGTTGATGAGTATAAATTAATTTTTGAGGATGCTAAAAACAGTCTTAAAGAACAAAAAGCTTACTTTGATAATATTAAAAGCACCAAAGATTCTTTACGATTAGATTCTATTAAAAGAAATAAAGATTTAAAAAAAAATATAGATAGCGTTAGTAAAGCATTAAAGCTAAAAGACTCTATTCCTAGAAAAATAAAGAATTAA